A single genomic interval of Acidovorax sp. 1608163 harbors:
- a CDS encoding rhodanese-like domain-containing protein, whose product MSQSVRMRWVPFVLGLCLLASSAAHAQLTAIVAVEPTEKKAGHSILRSALEAGLSQATGQAVKVTTTEDLADVMRATRSAGFDIFIGPPQVAASALQRGYELVGCTQKSDHYVLVGLAQIETVAAMKGKRLYLPQQDSVYTYMARGMLNEAGLSFKDLKAVRHEKYPQAGLSALTLGTTDATVVRAEEWALWATTYPGVAKVLATSRPVPGGFSAVMRKDLPSDVRSKLSQWLSTASASAGLAPIGLRPEAQEYQKVAELGLFTPNALPGVKRITAKDAQQLQAQGALVVDTRTEKEYRTKRIRGAVWAAYGEKSLKDVAFNAEQDDFKALESLDRTKPLIFSCNGAECWKSYKAARVAADKGFANVYWMRGGLPEWDAEGLPTEGG is encoded by the coding sequence ATGAGCCAGAGTGTTCGTATGCGTTGGGTGCCGTTCGTGTTGGGGCTGTGCCTGCTGGCCAGCAGCGCCGCGCACGCACAGCTCACTGCCATCGTGGCGGTGGAGCCCACCGAGAAAAAAGCCGGGCATTCCATCCTGCGCAGCGCGCTGGAGGCAGGCCTTTCCCAGGCTACGGGCCAGGCCGTGAAGGTGACCACCACCGAAGACCTGGCCGATGTCATGCGCGCCACGCGCAGCGCGGGGTTTGACATCTTCATTGGCCCGCCGCAGGTGGCGGCCTCGGCACTGCAGCGCGGTTACGAGCTGGTGGGTTGCACCCAAAAGTCTGACCACTATGTGCTGGTGGGCCTGGCCCAGATCGAAACCGTGGCCGCCATGAAAGGCAAGCGCTTGTACCTGCCGCAGCAGGACTCGGTCTACACCTACATGGCGCGCGGCATGCTGAACGAAGCCGGGCTGTCGTTCAAAGACCTCAAGGCGGTGCGGCACGAAAAATACCCGCAGGCTGGACTGAGCGCACTGACCCTGGGCACCACCGATGCCACCGTGGTGCGCGCCGAGGAGTGGGCCTTGTGGGCCACGACCTACCCCGGCGTGGCCAAGGTGCTCGCCACATCGCGCCCCGTGCCCGGCGGCTTCAGCGCCGTGATGCGCAAGGACCTGCCCAGCGACGTGCGCAGCAAGTTGTCGCAGTGGCTCAGCACCGCATCGGCCAGTGCGGGCCTGGCACCCATTGGCCTGCGCCCCGAGGCACAGGAGTACCAGAAGGTGGCAGAGCTGGGGCTTTTCACCCCCAACGCCCTGCCCGGCGTGAAACGCATCACCGCCAAGGACGCGCAGCAGCTGCAGGCCCAGGGCGCCCTGGTGGTGGACACGCGCACCGAGAAGGAATACCGCACCAAGCGCATACGCGGGGCGGTGTGGGCGGCCTATGGCGAGAAAAGCCTCAAGGACGTGGCCTTCAATGCGGAGCAGGATGACTTCAAGGCCCTGGAGTCGCTGGACCGCACCAAGCCGCTGATTTTTTCGTGCAACGGAGCGGAGTGCTGGAAGTCGTACAAAGCCGCCCGGGTGGCCGCCGACAAGGGCTTTGCCAACGTGTACTGGATGCGCGGCGGCCTGCCAGAGTGGGATGCCGAAGGGCTGCCGACCGAAGGGGGCTGA
- a CDS encoding FIST N-terminal domain-containing protein produces the protein MTLFPTGHATHPQWRMAAALVLAQLRAQMALPMYAAAPTLGLLYITDHYANDSRELLDYLASELPEVTDWSGTVGVGVSANNAEYFDEPALSVMLLDVPADQYRVFSGVAPLPRHPASGFVAQTALVHADGHTPELAELLHEMAGRTETGYLFGGLSASRAASVQFAVAGNGNLAGQGAASGVFDGGLSGVAFGPRVPLLSRVTQGCQPVGALRTITAANDNVVLELDHEPALDVLLDTLQVTLDGGDPQPALRRVRATLAGLVDAGTQPMGRQRTGHFGTDTRVRHIVGLDGARRGVALAEPVLPGMHLAFCQRNVAAARADLMRICAEIREELSPEELEHAPLAEGGARTADAAGTAAPAPGTNGLADTPPLAGRTIRGAIYVSCSGRGGPHFGGPSAELHIVRHALGDVPLVGFFAGGEIAHHHLYGYTGVLTVFTDA, from the coding sequence ATGACCCTCTTTCCTACAGGCCACGCCACCCATCCCCAGTGGCGCATGGCGGCAGCGCTGGTGCTGGCGCAGCTGCGTGCGCAAATGGCGCTGCCCATGTATGCCGCCGCGCCCACCCTGGGGCTGCTGTACATCACCGACCATTACGCCAACGACTCGCGTGAACTGCTCGACTACCTGGCCAGCGAGCTGCCCGAGGTGACCGACTGGAGCGGCACCGTGGGCGTGGGCGTGTCGGCCAACAACGCCGAGTATTTTGACGAGCCCGCGCTGTCGGTCATGCTGCTCGATGTGCCTGCAGACCAATACCGCGTGTTCTCTGGCGTGGCGCCGCTGCCGCGCCACCCGGCCAGCGGCTTTGTGGCCCAGACGGCGCTGGTGCACGCCGACGGGCACACGCCCGAGCTGGCCGAGCTGCTGCACGAAATGGCGGGCCGTACCGAGACGGGTTACCTCTTTGGAGGCTTGAGTGCCAGCCGTGCGGCCAGCGTGCAGTTTGCTGTGGCGGGCAACGGCAACCTGGCCGGGCAGGGCGCTGCCAGCGGGGTGTTTGATGGCGGCCTGTCGGGCGTGGCCTTTGGCCCCCGCGTGCCCTTGCTCTCGCGCGTGACCCAAGGCTGCCAGCCCGTGGGGGCCCTTCGCACCATCACTGCAGCCAACGACAACGTGGTGCTGGAGCTGGACCACGAACCCGCGCTGGACGTGCTGCTGGACACTCTGCAAGTGACGCTGGACGGTGGTGACCCCCAGCCCGCGCTGCGGCGGGTGCGCGCTACGCTGGCCGGGCTGGTCGATGCGGGCACCCAGCCCATGGGGCGCCAGCGCACCGGCCACTTTGGCACCGACACGCGGGTGCGCCATATCGTGGGGCTGGACGGCGCCCGCCGTGGCGTGGCCCTGGCCGAGCCGGTGCTGCCCGGCATGCACCTGGCGTTTTGCCAGCGCAATGTGGCGGCGGCGCGGGCCGATTTGATGCGCATCTGCGCCGAAATCCGCGAAGAACTATCGCCCGAGGAACTGGAGCACGCGCCGCTGGCAGAGGGTGGGGCCCGCACCGCTGATGCCGCTGGCACGGCGGCCCCAGCGCCCGGTACCAATGGCCTGGCAGACACGCCGCCGCTGGCGGGGCGCACCATCCGGGGCGCCATTTACGTGAGCTGCTCTGGCCGGGGCGGCCCGCACTTTGGTGGCCCCAGTGCCGAGCTGCACATCGTGCGCCATGCACTGGGCGATGTGCCCTTGGTTGGTTTTTTTGCCGGCGGTGAAATCGCGCACCACCACCTGTACGGCTACACCGGCGTGCTCACGGTGTTTACTGACGCTTGA
- a CDS encoding PhaM family polyhydroxyalkanoate granule multifunctional regulatory protein codes for MSDTSHFGFGKFVPGFDFLQSLAKGASSGIPQMPQLSNWVAPTLSVEELEKRIDELKAVQFWLEQNSRALTATIQALEVQKMTLATLQGMNMSMGDVANAFKFQGADSVMQGMQKAAETFSGAARAAASPAPQPAAPEPAPAPTPPAPPPPPAAPSPTAEAAAEPDAPKPGVVDPLHWWSALTTQFQEIASHALKDAAQHSSTLDSTQHFAKDALKKATDMASHLAAQGVHSLQEAARAAQAPAKAASAKKAPAKKAPARTATAPKAVAKPARRAPAASPKVAAKKPAAKKPAAAKKAARGRG; via the coding sequence ATGAGCGATACCTCACACTTTGGTTTTGGCAAATTTGTCCCCGGCTTTGACTTCCTGCAAAGCCTCGCCAAAGGCGCGTCCAGCGGCATTCCACAAATGCCCCAGCTCTCCAACTGGGTGGCCCCCACCCTCAGCGTGGAAGAACTGGAAAAGCGCATTGACGAACTCAAAGCCGTGCAGTTCTGGCTGGAGCAAAACAGCCGCGCACTCACCGCCACCATCCAGGCACTGGAAGTGCAGAAGATGACGCTGGCCACCTTGCAGGGCATGAACATGAGCATGGGCGACGTGGCCAATGCGTTCAAGTTCCAGGGGGCTGATTCGGTGATGCAGGGCATGCAAAAAGCGGCCGAGACCTTCAGCGGCGCAGCCCGTGCGGCCGCCAGCCCAGCCCCGCAGCCTGCCGCGCCAGAGCCTGCCCCGGCACCGACACCCCCCGCGCCCCCACCACCGCCCGCAGCCCCCAGCCCCACGGCAGAGGCCGCCGCAGAGCCCGACGCCCCCAAGCCCGGCGTAGTGGACCCCTTGCACTGGTGGAGCGCGCTGACCACCCAGTTTCAGGAGATCGCCTCCCACGCCCTCAAGGACGCGGCCCAGCACAGCAGCACCCTCGACAGCACCCAGCACTTTGCCAAAGACGCGCTGAAAAAAGCCACCGACATGGCCAGCCACCTGGCCGCGCAGGGTGTGCACAGCCTGCAAGAAGCGGCCCGTGCGGCGCAGGCACCGGCCAAGGCGGCATCTGCCAAAAAAGCCCCGGCCAAGAAAGCACCGGCCAGGACCGCCACCGCCCCCAAGGCCGTCGCCAAGCCCGCCCGCCGCGCCCCTGCGGCCAGCCCCAAAGTGGCGGCGAAAAAACCTGCCGCCAAAAAGCCAGCCGCCGCCAAAAAGGCTGCTCGCGGCCGGGGCTGA